Below is a window of Pseudomonas eucalypticola DNA.
GGTGCCACAGCACGCATGCGCGCCATCGACTTGTAGCTGGCAGCCGAAAGCGGGAAGAACAGCAGCTTGATCATCAGGGTCAGCACGATGATCGAGAAGCCCCAGTTACCCAGCAGCATGTGGATATGTTTCAGCAGCCAGAAAATCGGCTGGGCGATGAACCACAGAATGCCGTAGTCGACAGTCAGTTCCAGGCCAGGGGCCAGGGTCTTGAGCTTGTCCTGGACCTTGGGGCCTGCATACAGCACGGCGCTGGTCTCTACCTTGGCGCCAGGTGCGGCGGTCAGCGTCGGGCCAGTGAAACCGATGATGTAGTTGCCGGCACTGTCCTTGCGGGTCGACATGGCGTTGTTGTCCGAATGGTTCGGAATCCACGCCGTGACGAAGTAGTGCTGCAGCCAAGCTACCCAACCACCCTGAACGGTCTCCTTCAGGTTGCCCTTGTCGATATCTTTCATCGATATCTTCTTGTAGGGCTCAGCCGGGGTACCCAGGGCGGCGCCCAGGTAAGTCGCGGTACCGGTGGCGGTGCTGGACGATGGGTCGGCGCTGTTGTCACGCTTGAGCTGCGCGAACAGGTTGCCCGACCACGGCGTGGTGCCCTGGTTGTCGATCAGGTAGCTGACCTTCAGGTCGTACTCGCCGCGGTCCAGGGTGAAACGCTTGATGTAGTTGACGCCATTGGACGAAAACTTCAGGTCCACCACCAGTTCGTTCTGGCCGTCGGCCAGCTGATAGCTTTTCTGTTCGCTGCTGTACAGCGGACGGCCAGTGGAACGCGAGTCGGGGCCGTCGGCACCGACCAGGCCGCTTTGTGCCAGGTAGGTACGTTCGCCACCGTTGTCGAACAACTGGAACGGCACGTCAGGGTGGTCCTGGCGGCGTGGGTATTCCGGCAGGGTCAGCTGGGCAACGTCGCCCCCGTTTGGATCGATAGCCAGATCCAGGACATCGGTCTTGATTCGGATCAGGTTCTTGCTGCCGGCATCCGGGGCCAGGGTAGGCGCAGGAGCGTTGGCAGTGGGTGCGCTGGGTACGTCGGCACTTGCTTGAGCATTGTTACCCAACGGGGCTTCGGGCAAGTCCGATGCGCCAGTGCTGGTAGCAACATTCTGAGT
It encodes the following:
- the yidC gene encoding membrane protein insertase YidC, producing the protein MDIKRTILIAALAVVSYSMVLKWNQDYGQAALPTQNVATSTGASDLPEAPLGNNAQASADVPSAPTANAPAPTLAPDAGSKNLIRIKTDVLDLAIDPNGGDVAQLTLPEYPRRQDHPDVPFQLFDNGGERTYLAQSGLVGADGPDSRSTGRPLYSSEQKSYQLADGQNELVVDLKFSSNGVNYIKRFTLDRGEYDLKVSYLIDNQGTTPWSGNLFAQLKRDNSADPSSSTATGTATYLGAALGTPAEPYKKISMKDIDKGNLKETVQGGWVAWLQHYFVTAWIPNHSDNNAMSTRKDSAGNYIIGFTGPTLTAAPGAKVETSAVLYAGPKVQDKLKTLAPGLELTVDYGILWFIAQPIFWLLKHIHMLLGNWGFSIIVLTLMIKLLFFPLSAASYKSMARMRAVAPRLAQLKEQFGDDRQKLSQAMMELYKKEKINPLGGCLPIVVQMPVFLSLYWVLLESVEMRQAPWLLWITDLSIKDPFFILPIIMGATMFIQQRLNPTPPDPMQAKVMKLMPIVFTFFFLWFPAGLVMYWVTNNTLSILQQWYITRGIEAKSKKAAA